One Halalkalicoccus sp. NIPERK01 genomic region harbors:
- a CDS encoding MaoC family dehydratase, which yields MRRSGDPVRFEGIEPGTTTHCGSTTVTENEIVEFAERYDPLAIHTDPAAAAESRFGGLIASGYHTLCLSVRLLVEGVRNERAVVGGLGIDDVRWHRPVEPGDAITVRTEILDTRPSESDPNTGIVHEAITVTNQREETVLSYENYELLARRE from the coding sequence ATGCGTCGATCAGGCGACCCCGTCCGATTCGAGGGAATCGAACCCGGAACCACTACCCACTGCGGCTCGACGACCGTCACCGAGAACGAAATCGTCGAGTTCGCCGAGCGCTACGACCCGCTCGCGATCCACACGGACCCGGCGGCCGCGGCCGAGAGCCGGTTCGGCGGTCTCATCGCGAGCGGCTACCACACGCTCTGTCTCTCGGTTCGGCTCCTCGTCGAGGGCGTCAGAAACGAGCGTGCGGTCGTCGGCGGGCTCGGGATCGACGACGTGCGCTGGCACCGGCCGGTGGAACCCGGCGACGCGATCACCGTCCGGACCGAGATCCTCGACACTCGCCCCTCCGAGAGCGACCCGAACACGGGGATCGTCCACGAGGCGATCACGGTAACGAACCAGCGCGAGGAGACCGTGCTGTCCTACGAGAACTACGAACTCCTCGCACGCCGGGAGTGA
- a CDS encoding sorbosone dehydrogenase family protein, with product MGRDRTSTRRGVLAAMGCIGWGGCTQLRPSDEPTGAPEGDSESAGSDDRAPTSGSPLETPVETTELVVNLDIPWDLAFTSTNDLFVTERAGSLLRFDVDEVMAVGGGTPPIDATAVPETDRHRGLGDHLLGVAPHPDFPDPSLLYVYANVDDGTDPYNRVLRYDPHAEAPEETVEVLVDRIDGDRTIGGRLAFGPDGDLWVPIGTKDEERAGDPASLGGSVLRLTPDGGPAPANPSLGADADARVFTYGHRNPQGIDWLPSSVPVVTDHGPTGRDEIERLSPGADHGWPDARDANDYRDRPEFDRPLLNTGRDETWAPANCLFYTGDAIPAWRDRLIVATLQGRDLTVVTLLPPDADQPPVDGDARRYDAEWLDGTYTATAHHVLNDAMGRVRNVAQAPDGSLLASSSNRDGLGVEYDGFPRERDDVLVGVTPT from the coding sequence ATGGGACGGGACCGAACGTCGACGAGACGGGGAGTGCTCGCGGCGATGGGCTGTATCGGCTGGGGTGGCTGCACCCAACTGAGGCCGTCGGACGAGCCAACGGGGGCCCCCGAAGGGGACTCCGAGTCGGCAGGGAGCGACGACCGGGCACCCACGTCCGGATCGCCACTGGAGACGCCCGTGGAGACGACGGAACTCGTCGTCAACCTGGATATCCCCTGGGATCTCGCGTTCACGTCCACGAACGACCTCTTCGTGACCGAACGAGCGGGGAGTCTACTGCGGTTCGACGTCGACGAGGTGATGGCGGTCGGCGGCGGGACGCCGCCGATCGATGCCACCGCCGTCCCCGAAACCGATCGCCACCGTGGGCTCGGGGATCACCTCCTCGGCGTCGCACCGCACCCGGACTTTCCGGACCCGTCGTTGCTGTACGTCTACGCGAACGTCGACGACGGGACGGACCCGTACAACCGGGTCCTGCGATACGACCCGCACGCGGAGGCCCCGGAGGAGACCGTCGAGGTGCTCGTCGACCGCATCGACGGCGATCGGACGATCGGCGGCCGACTCGCGTTCGGCCCGGACGGGGACCTCTGGGTCCCGATCGGAACGAAGGACGAGGAGCGGGCAGGGGACCCCGCATCGCTCGGCGGAAGCGTCCTCAGACTCACGCCCGACGGCGGTCCGGCGCCGGCGAACCCCTCGCTCGGGGCCGACGCCGACGCGCGGGTGTTCACCTACGGGCACCGCAACCCGCAGGGTATCGACTGGCTCCCATCGTCCGTTCCGGTCGTCACCGACCACGGCCCCACTGGGCGCGACGAGATCGAACGCCTCTCGCCCGGCGCCGATCACGGCTGGCCGGACGCCCGCGACGCGAACGACTACCGGGACCGCCCCGAGTTCGACCGACCCCTGCTCAACACCGGCCGGGACGAGACGTGGGCGCCCGCGAACTGTCTGTTCTACACCGGCGATGCGATCCCGGCGTGGCGCGACCGCCTGATCGTTGCCACCCTCCAGGGGCGGGACCTCACCGTCGTCACCCTCCTTCCGCCCGACGCGGATCAACCCCCGGTCGACGGCGACGCGAGGCGGTACGACGCCGAGTGGCTCGACGGGACGTACACCGCGACGGCCCACCACGTCCTGAACGACGCGATGGGGCGGGTTCGAAACGTGGCCCAGGCACCGGACGGATCGCTCCTGGCGTCCTCCTCGAACCGGGACGGACTGGGCGTCGAGTACGACGGGTTTCCACGCGAACGCGACGACGTCCTCGTCGGGGTGACGCCCACCTAA
- a CDS encoding branched-chain amino acid ABC transporter permease — protein sequence MIESVLRATLLGLQLGVTLALVAAGLTLIFGMMDVINFAHGALYMFGAYFGLLVAETLGSFWLALVIAPLIVGLIGAGIEVLSLRPLYGRNPLYHILLTFGIAIMVQGIVVQVWGARSRRIPAPELLTGSVSIGPVTYPIYWLFVLVLSTVLIGAIWIAIERSDLGILMRASAHDTEMVDALGIDVKRVFTGVFVFGAVLAAVAGVLLGASRSVHPGMGFGVIIEAFVIVVIGGLGSFKGAIYAALLIGLVIAYGALIAPALTDLFIFGLMAAVLIVKPSGLFGATEAA from the coding sequence ATGATTGAGTCGGTACTCCGGGCGACGCTTCTGGGCCTCCAACTCGGCGTAACGTTGGCGCTCGTCGCCGCCGGCCTCACGCTGATCTTCGGGATGATGGACGTGATCAACTTCGCCCACGGGGCGCTGTACATGTTCGGCGCGTACTTCGGCCTGCTCGTCGCCGAGACCCTCGGAAGCTTCTGGCTCGCGCTGGTGATCGCGCCGCTGATCGTCGGGCTGATCGGGGCCGGCATCGAGGTGCTGTCGTTGCGTCCGCTGTACGGCCGCAACCCCCTGTATCACATCCTCCTCACGTTCGGAATCGCGATCATGGTTCAGGGGATCGTCGTTCAGGTGTGGGGCGCGCGCTCGCGCCGGATTCCGGCGCCCGAACTGCTCACGGGATCGGTCTCGATCGGCCCGGTCACGTACCCGATCTACTGGCTGTTCGTGCTCGTACTCAGTACCGTGTTGATCGGGGCGATCTGGATCGCGATCGAACGCAGCGACCTCGGGATCCTCATGCGGGCGAGCGCCCACGACACGGAGATGGTCGACGCGCTCGGCATCGACGTCAAGCGGGTGTTCACCGGGGTGTTCGTCTTCGGGGCGGTTCTCGCGGCGGTCGCCGGCGTGCTGCTCGGGGCGTCGCGCTCGGTCCACCCCGGCATGGGGTTCGGCGTCATCATCGAGGCGTTCGTCATCGTCGTCATCGGCGGACTCGGCAGCTTCAAGGGCGCGATATACGCGGCGCTGTTGATCGGGCTCGTCATCGCCTACGGCGCCCTGATCGCGCCGGCGCTGACCGACCTGTTCATCTTCGGGCTGATGGCGGCGGTGTTGATCGTGAAACCGAGCGGCCTGTTCGGCGCGACGGAGGCGGCCTGA
- a CDS encoding enoyl-CoA hydratase/isomerase family protein, which produces MSDGDPGPDTEAVGAECETVSVAVGDRVDGVATVTLSRPESRNALDAQLRAELSDVLEAIEADDRVRVVVLTGDDEGKAFVAGADVSELRERDAIEQREVSKRPRIYERIADLPKPVIARINGHALGGGCELAQACDVRIAHERAKLGQPEINLGIVPGGGGTQRLPRLVGQGQAMRLILSGELIDAEEAAEIGLVEEVPENFDERVYDLAGSMAAKSPVALEFAKTAVQASAEMDLSSGIDYEAELFSQLFATEDKNEGIDAFFEDRDPAWRGR; this is translated from the coding sequence ATGAGCGACGGTGATCCGGGTCCCGATACGGAGGCCGTCGGGGCGGAGTGCGAGACGGTTTCGGTGGCCGTCGGCGACCGGGTCGACGGCGTCGCGACCGTCACGCTCTCGCGGCCCGAGTCGAGAAACGCGCTCGACGCACAGTTGCGAGCGGAGCTCTCGGACGTGCTCGAGGCGATCGAGGCCGACGACCGCGTCAGGGTGGTCGTCCTGACCGGCGACGACGAGGGGAAGGCGTTCGTCGCCGGGGCCGACGTGAGCGAACTCCGCGAGCGCGACGCGATCGAGCAGCGCGAGGTCAGCAAACGACCGCGGATCTACGAGCGGATCGCCGACCTCCCGAAGCCGGTGATCGCCCGGATCAACGGCCACGCGCTGGGCGGGGGATGCGAGCTCGCACAGGCGTGTGACGTCCGCATCGCCCACGAGCGGGCGAAGCTCGGCCAGCCGGAGATCAACCTCGGAATCGTCCCCGGCGGCGGGGGCACCCAGCGCCTGCCCCGTCTCGTCGGGCAGGGACAGGCGATGCGGCTGATCCTCTCGGGCGAACTCATCGACGCCGAGGAGGCCGCCGAGATCGGCCTCGTCGAGGAGGTTCCCGAGAACTTCGACGAGCGCGTCTACGACCTCGCGGGGTCGATGGCCGCAAAGAGCCCGGTCGCCCTGGAGTTCGCGAAGACCGCGGTGCAGGCGAGCGCGGAGATGGACCTGTCGTCGGGCATCGACTACGAGGCCGAACTGTTCTCGCAACTGTTCGCGACCGAGGACAAAAACGAGGGGATCGACGCCTTCTTCGAGGACCGCGACCCCGCGTGGCGGGGACGCTGA
- a CDS encoding enoyl-CoA hydratase/isomerase family protein, producing MSRTEYVHDEVRVEYVEDGRVARLVMESGESAVNTFQPRKVEAMAAAIGDLDPVGCLVLYGESGFSAGADLGAIERTPQEMRPAKIDTIAAASNRFIRAVRDFPAPVIAAVSEVAAGGGLGFVLASDLVFMHAEAVLNTAYARVGLTPDNATPFFLVNTVGPYKARELLFEPKPITAAEAVDLGLANDAYDVPEPEFLDAVTDRAATLAAGPTEVYAKTKALVETAFEGSLDQHLERERVAIKDVSGSDAFDEGLSAFLEKRAPEWD from the coding sequence ATGTCGCGTACTGAGTACGTTCACGACGAGGTCCGTGTCGAGTACGTCGAGGACGGACGAGTCGCTCGACTGGTGATGGAGTCGGGAGAGAGCGCCGTGAACACGTTCCAGCCACGGAAAGTCGAGGCGATGGCGGCCGCCATCGGGGATCTCGACCCCGTCGGCTGTCTCGTGCTCTACGGGGAATCGGGCTTTTCGGCGGGTGCCGACCTCGGGGCGATCGAGCGGACGCCACAGGAGATGCGCCCCGCGAAGATCGATACGATCGCGGCGGCGTCGAACCGCTTCATCCGAGCAGTCCGGGACTTCCCCGCACCCGTCATCGCGGCCGTCTCGGAGGTCGCCGCCGGCGGCGGGCTCGGGTTCGTCCTCGCATCCGACCTCGTCTTCATGCACGCCGAGGCCGTGCTCAACACCGCGTACGCGCGCGTCGGACTGACCCCCGACAACGCGACGCCGTTCTTCCTCGTCAACACCGTCGGACCCTACAAGGCCAGAGAGCTGCTGTTCGAGCCGAAGCCGATCACGGCCGCCGAGGCGGTCGACCTCGGTCTCGCGAACGACGCCTACGACGTCCCCGAACCGGAGTTCCTCGACGCCGTCACGGACCGGGCGGCGACGCTCGCCGCCGGTCCGACCGAGGTGTACGCGAAGACCAAGGCGCTGGTCGAGACGGCGTTCGAGGGGTCGCTCGACCAGCACCTCGAACGAGAACGGGTCGCGATCAAGGACGTGAGCGGTTCTGACGCGTTCGACGAGGGGCTGTCGGCGTTCCTCGAGAAACGGGCACCCGAGTGGGATTGA
- a CDS encoding 3-hydroxyacyl-CoA dehydrogenase family protein: protein MRVTVLGAGTMGHGIAQVTAMAGNDVTIRDIDDAILKDGVGAIESNLQGGVDRGKVSEEEKAATLDRIGTTTDLEAAVAEADLVVEAVPEDLGIKHDTFEAVEAAAPNGAVLASNTSSLSVTEIASVLDDPSRAIGLHFFNPVHIMGLVEIVVAEQTDEETVAFAERFVDDIEKEPVTVRDSAGFASSRLGVALGVEAIRMLETGVAGPRAIDRAMELGYNHPMGPIELTDVVGLDVRLDILEYLQEELGERFRPPQLLRQKVRAGKLGKKTGEGFYVWDEGEVVGVSGDLEGGR, encoded by the coding sequence ATGCGCGTCACAGTACTCGGTGCCGGCACCATGGGACACGGGATCGCACAGGTGACAGCGATGGCCGGAAACGACGTCACGATACGGGACATCGACGACGCTATCCTCAAGGACGGCGTCGGGGCGATCGAATCGAACCTCCAGGGGGGCGTCGATCGGGGGAAGGTCAGCGAGGAGGAGAAGGCGGCGACGCTCGATCGGATCGGGACGACGACCGATCTTGAGGCGGCCGTCGCCGAGGCGGACCTAGTCGTCGAGGCGGTGCCCGAGGACCTCGGGATCAAACACGACACCTTCGAGGCGGTCGAGGCCGCCGCGCCCAACGGGGCAGTGCTGGCGTCGAACACCTCCTCGCTGTCGGTCACGGAGATCGCGAGCGTGCTCGACGATCCCTCGAGAGCGATCGGGCTTCACTTCTTCAACCCGGTTCACATCATGGGTCTCGTCGAGATCGTCGTCGCCGAGCAGACCGACGAGGAGACCGTCGCGTTCGCCGAGAGGTTCGTCGACGACATCGAAAAGGAACCCGTCACGGTCCGGGACTCGGCGGGCTTCGCCTCCTCGCGGCTCGGCGTCGCCCTCGGGGTCGAGGCGATCCGGATGCTCGAAACCGGCGTCGCCGGGCCGCGCGCGATCGACCGCGCGATGGAACTCGGCTACAACCACCCGATGGGACCGATCGAACTCACCGACGTCGTCGGCCTCGACGTCCGCCTCGACATTCTCGAGTACCTCCAGGAGGAACTCGGCGAGCGGTTCCGCCCGCCCCAGTTGCTGCGCCAGAAGGTCCGCGCCGGTAAACTCGGCAAGAAGACCGGCGAGGGATTTTACGTCTGGGACGAGGGCGAGGTCGTCGGCGTCAGCGGTGACCTGGAGGGGGGTCGATGA
- a CDS encoding ABC transporter ATP-binding protein produces the protein MSERAAVDDRDDARPHPENDRRLVVDSIDTYYGDSHVLFDVSLSVDDGEIVALVGRNGAGKTTTLRSIMGLTPAKSGRIEKDGESIHGLDPHQIRGRGVSWVPEERRVFGGLTVEENLRLAAHSAATDQRERIEGVYERFPRLDERRTQKAGTMSGGEQQMLAIARALLGPETDLLLLDEPSEGLAPQIVEDVASIVRELNEEGVTILLVEQNAEMALGLADRAYVLETGEIVHESAADELLADRSAMERYLGVR, from the coding sequence ATGAGCGAACGCGCCGCCGTCGACGACCGGGACGACGCACGTCCGCATCCCGAAAACGATCGACGGTTGGTCGTCGACTCGATCGACACCTACTACGGGGACAGCCACGTGCTGTTCGACGTCTCGCTCTCCGTCGACGACGGGGAGATCGTCGCGCTCGTCGGCCGCAACGGGGCCGGCAAGACGACGACGCTCCGCAGTATCATGGGTTTGACGCCGGCGAAATCGGGTCGAATCGAGAAGGACGGCGAGTCGATCCACGGGTTGGACCCCCACCAGATTCGAGGGCGGGGGGTCTCGTGGGTCCCCGAGGAACGACGCGTCTTCGGCGGGCTGACCGTCGAGGAGAACCTCCGGCTGGCGGCACACAGCGCCGCTACCGACCAACGAGAGCGGATCGAGGGGGTCTACGAGCGGTTCCCGCGGCTCGACGAGCGTCGCACCCAGAAGGCAGGCACGATGAGCGGGGGCGAACAGCAGATGCTCGCGATCGCACGGGCGCTGCTGGGCCCGGAGACCGACCTCCTGTTGCTCGACGAACCGAGCGAGGGACTCGCCCCGCAGATCGTCGAGGACGTCGCGTCGATCGTCCGCGAACTCAACGAGGAGGGCGTGACGATTCTGCTGGTCGAACAGAACGCCGAGATGGCGCTCGGGCTCGCCGACAGGGCGTACGTCCTCGAGACGGGCGAAATCGTTCACGAATCGGCGGCCGACGAACTGCTCGCGGATCGGTCGGCGATGGAGCGGTATCTGGGAGTACGGTGA
- a CDS encoding universal stress protein → MYRILIAVDDDVDRARAQARTIEEMPGTDGDAEVRLLHVFTENTAGASVGQIGSVRAAENLLSEAGVDVTLDETSGDPAQMILGYAAEHDVDLVCLGGRKRSPAGKALFGSVTQEVIFGTEKPVVVCGQKRVEG, encoded by the coding sequence ATGTACAGGATACTGATCGCGGTGGACGACGACGTCGACCGCGCCCGCGCGCAGGCTCGCACGATCGAGGAGATGCCGGGGACCGACGGGGACGCGGAGGTTCGTCTCCTTCACGTGTTCACCGAGAACACGGCCGGCGCGTCGGTCGGGCAGATTGGGTCGGTACGGGCGGCCGAGAACCTGCTGTCGGAGGCGGGCGTGGACGTGACCCTGGACGAGACCAGCGGTGATCCCGCGCAGATGATACTCGGATACGCAGCAGAACACGACGTCGACCTCGTCTGTCTCGGCGGACGAAAGCGCTCGCCGGCGGGCAAGGCGCTGTTCGGAAGCGTCACACAGGAGGTCATCTTCGGGACGGAAAAGCCGGTGGTCGTCTGCGGCCAAAAGCGCGTCGAGGGCTGA
- a CDS encoding enoyl-CoA hydratase/isomerase family protein, whose protein sequence is MQFDTLDLTMEENGIATLRLANDPVNAISQRMRHELAEALDALREDRVRVVVVTGTEEVFSVGADVALFEEAREWTSAEFRANSRVLGRVFDGLEEMEKPVLAAIDGTCVGGGLELALACDVRIAAPDATLGFPEHNIGLLPGLGGCSRFVHLVGPGRAKDMIFSKELVDGERAGDIGLVERVEDDPEAAAREYAESLLEEPPQALGLAKRVVNAARDADTRSAGLLESLAQSTLLETDDHREGIEAFREKRDPEFTGE, encoded by the coding sequence ATGCAGTTCGACACGCTCGATCTGACGATGGAGGAAAACGGGATCGCGACGCTTCGACTCGCGAACGACCCGGTCAACGCGATCAGCCAGCGGATGCGCCACGAACTGGCCGAGGCGCTCGACGCGCTGCGCGAGGACCGCGTCCGCGTCGTGGTCGTCACGGGCACCGAGGAGGTGTTCTCGGTCGGCGCCGACGTCGCCCTCTTCGAGGAGGCCCGCGAGTGGACGAGCGCGGAGTTCCGGGCGAACTCCCGGGTGCTGGGGCGGGTCTTCGACGGTCTCGAGGAGATGGAGAAACCCGTCCTCGCCGCGATCGACGGGACCTGCGTCGGCGGCGGCCTCGAACTCGCGCTGGCGTGTGACGTCCGGATCGCCGCGCCCGACGCGACGCTCGGCTTCCCCGAGCACAACATCGGGCTGCTCCCCGGTCTCGGGGGCTGTTCGCGGTTCGTCCACCTCGTGGGCCCCGGCCGGGCCAAGGACATGATCTTTAGCAAGGAACTAGTCGACGGCGAGCGCGCGGGCGACATCGGGCTGGTCGAGCGCGTTGAGGACGACCCCGAGGCTGCCGCCAGGGAGTACGCCGAATCGCTGCTCGAAGAGCCCCCGCAGGCGCTGGGGTTGGCGAAACGGGTCGTCAACGCGGCGCGCGATGCAGACACCCGGTCGGCCGGCCTGCTCGAATCGCTCGCACAGAGCACGCTCTTGGAGACCGACGACCACCGCGAGGGTATCGAGGCCTTCCGCGAGAAGCGCGATCCGGAGTTCACGGGGGAGTGA
- a CDS encoding trimeric intracellular cation channel family protein: protein MNAIGLVAFALVGAAKAIRERFDLFGVVVVGLATAFAGGATRDVLVNRAPLVLSSPGEIALGLFGVSLAVGLSAALESPDDHPVTLVSDAVGLGAFATAGSIVAADAGLPGFGIVVVATINAVGGGACADVLLDRPPFILLTDFYASCAVLGGGVFWTVTAVGGAESIATALCAAVTVGTRLAAVAYGWELPTAQRVGQALTWPRTERGR, encoded by the coding sequence ATGAACGCCATCGGGCTGGTCGCGTTCGCGCTCGTGGGCGCTGCGAAGGCGATACGCGAACGGTTCGACCTGTTCGGCGTCGTCGTCGTCGGACTCGCGACGGCCTTCGCTGGCGGCGCGACGCGCGATGTCCTCGTGAACCGGGCCCCGCTAGTGTTGAGTTCGCCCGGCGAGATCGCGCTCGGACTGTTCGGCGTGTCCCTCGCGGTCGGGTTGAGCGCCGCGCTCGAGTCGCCGGACGACCACCCCGTGACGCTCGTTTCGGACGCCGTCGGCCTCGGCGCGTTCGCCACGGCCGGGTCGATCGTCGCGGCGGATGCGGGGCTGCCGGGCTTCGGGATCGTCGTCGTCGCGACGATCAACGCGGTCGGTGGAGGCGCGTGTGCGGACGTCCTGCTGGATCGGCCGCCGTTCATTCTCCTCACCGACTTCTACGCGAGCTGTGCCGTGTTGGGTGGCGGGGTCTTCTGGACGGTCACGGCCGTCGGTGGCGCCGAAAGCATCGCCACCGCGTTGTGTGCCGCGGTCACGGTCGGAACCCGATTGGCCGCGGTCGCCTACGGCTGGGAGCTGCCGACCGCACAGCGGGTCGGGCAGGCCCTGACGTGGCCGCGGACGGAACGAGGGCGCTAG
- a CDS encoding ABC transporter ATP-binding protein, with protein MIMSDTTDTTAKSTDGRPESILSTDGLTKKFGTLTAVDGVSLEIPAGRITSIIGPNGAGKTTLFNLFTGKYEPTSGRIALRGDRIDGEEPHRLVERGLVRSFQITNFFADLTARENVRLATQAPHTGFRPRDFLAHHRDLDVATESADRILKRVHLSDVADETASNLSYGQRRHLEIAISLAADPDLFLMDEPTAGMSPEETTDTVELIEEIASDITLVLIEHDMHIVMDISDHIAVMNEGQVLARGTPDRIRNDERVQKAYLGGE; from the coding sequence ATGATCATGAGCGATACCACAGATACCACGGCGAAATCGACGGACGGAAGACCGGAATCGATCCTGTCAACCGACGGCCTGACGAAGAAGTTCGGGACGTTGACGGCGGTCGACGGCGTCTCGCTGGAGATCCCGGCCGGCCGAATCACCTCGATAATCGGCCCGAACGGGGCGGGCAAGACCACGCTGTTCAACCTCTTTACGGGCAAGTACGAGCCGACGTCGGGTCGGATAGCGCTCCGCGGCGACCGGATCGACGGCGAGGAACCCCACCGTCTCGTCGAGCGCGGGCTGGTTCGCTCGTTCCAGATAACCAACTTCTTCGCGGACCTCACCGCCCGCGAGAACGTCAGGCTGGCGACGCAAGCCCCCCACACGGGGTTCCGGCCGCGGGACTTCCTCGCGCACCACCGCGACCTCGACGTGGCGACCGAGTCGGCCGATCGAATCCTGAAGCGCGTCCATTTGTCGGACGTGGCCGACGAGACGGCCTCAAACCTCTCGTACGGACAGCGTCGCCACCTGGAGATCGCGATCTCGCTGGCGGCCGATCCCGACCTCTTCCTGATGGACGAACCGACGGCCGGGATGAGCCCGGAGGAGACCACGGACACCGTCGAACTGATCGAGGAGATCGCGTCGGACATCACGCTGGTACTCATCGAACACGACATGCACATCGTCATGGACATCTCCGATCACATCGCGGTCATGAACGAAGGGCAGGTATTGGCGCGAGGGACGCCCGACCGCATCCGAAACGACGAACGGGTCCAGAAGGCCTACCTGGGGGGCGAGTGA
- a CDS encoding branched-chain amino acid ABC transporter permease: MKSVTTLAADLKTAIGLGETTGPVGEQVLSSQGRLAALVVAGVLAAFAPVAEAFEPFWLNILTRMLVFALLALSLDFVFGYAGLLSFGHAAMFGAGGYTAALAIREVTTNALVVLPASMLVGVVVAAFVGWFSVRAKGIYFAMLTLAFAQMFYVIVFTDLPATALGVETITGGDDGLFGIPLYDVVGIDFGSRLLYFYLTLAVVLASFAVLVRVANSPFGRTMQGIRENEERMRFIGYDIQRYKLLAFSISGGFAGLAGGLYVPFQSVAQPGLLHWTISGELVVMVLLGGMGTLWGPMLGGALVIYLEERLAGFATWEIILGSVFVVVVIFAPRGLAGTLVSVKNDPRNAIDNAKGALRNYAEKVRG, from the coding sequence ATGAAGTCCGTCACGACCCTCGCGGCCGACCTGAAGACGGCGATCGGACTCGGGGAGACGACGGGGCCGGTCGGCGAACAGGTCCTCTCCTCCCAGGGCCGGCTCGCGGCGCTGGTCGTCGCCGGCGTCCTGGCCGCGTTCGCTCCCGTCGCGGAGGCGTTCGAACCGTTCTGGTTGAACATCCTGACGCGGATGCTCGTCTTCGCGCTGCTCGCGCTGAGCCTGGATTTCGTTTTCGGCTACGCCGGCCTCCTGTCGTTCGGGCACGCGGCCATGTTCGGGGCCGGCGGCTATACGGCCGCGCTCGCGATACGCGAAGTGACGACGAACGCGCTGGTCGTCCTGCCGGCGTCGATGCTCGTGGGAGTCGTCGTCGCGGCGTTCGTCGGCTGGTTCAGCGTCCGCGCGAAGGGGATCTACTTCGCGATGCTGACGCTGGCGTTCGCCCAGATGTTCTACGTGATCGTGTTCACGGACCTCCCGGCGACGGCGCTGGGCGTCGAAACGATCACCGGCGGCGACGACGGCCTGTTCGGCATCCCGCTGTACGACGTCGTGGGGATCGACTTCGGATCGCGGCTGCTGTACTTCTACCTGACGCTCGCGGTCGTGTTGGCGTCGTTCGCCGTCCTCGTTCGGGTGGCGAACTCGCCGTTCGGCCGCACGATGCAGGGGATCCGCGAGAACGAGGAGCGAATGCGGTTCATCGGCTACGACATCCAGCGCTACAAACTCCTCGCCTTCTCGATCAGCGGCGGGTTCGCAGGACTCGCAGGGGGACTGTACGTGCCGTTCCAGAGCGTCGCCCAGCCCGGGCTGCTTCACTGGACGATCAGCGGCGAACTCGTCGTGATGGTGTTGCTCGGCGGGATGGGGACCCTCTGGGGACCGATGCTGGGCGGCGCGCTCGTCATCTACCTCGAGGAACGCCTCGCCGGCTTCGCGACGTGGGAGATCATCCTCGGGAGCGTGTTCGTCGTCGTCGTGATCTTCGCGCCCCGAGGACTCGCCGGGACGCTCGTCTCCGTCAAGAACGATCCCCGCAACGCGATCGACAACGCGAAGGGAGCGCTTCGGAACTACGCCGAGAAGGTGAGGGGATGA
- a CDS encoding thioesterase family protein, producing the protein MQAITSHRVQFGELAGPLIHGATVFDWQLVATQKVAAAVEYPFGEILYDGGIPFAPVVVGTTIDRYPTIEDRVDVEVVPLNVGTSSVELLYEMTDDGGDSLASARMTHVTIGPDGTALPLPDRVRSAFADRLVDRNPAVGPDEAASGDGRDLPTFESSVPIRSPHIEGAELAYFEEYPRFAGIALEEFLRERGTSLGELSGEKQPFRLRDWRWEHRAPVPFESTLRVECDVIGVDYGTIRVEHTLLADGRVSIKGITEYGCFDRSGAPVSFDEPMLAPFES; encoded by the coding sequence GTGCAAGCGATTACCTCCCATCGGGTGCAGTTCGGCGAGCTCGCGGGACCCCTGATACACGGCGCGACGGTCTTCGACTGGCAACTGGTCGCCACCCAGAAAGTAGCGGCGGCCGTCGAGTACCCCTTCGGCGAGATCCTCTACGACGGCGGGATCCCCTTCGCGCCGGTCGTCGTCGGCACCACTATCGATCGATACCCCACCATCGAGGACCGCGTCGACGTCGAGGTCGTCCCCCTGAACGTCGGGACTTCGAGCGTCGAACTCCTCTACGAGATGACCGACGACGGGGGCGACTCGCTGGCGAGCGCGCGAATGACCCACGTGACGATCGGCCCGGACGGCACCGCCCTCCCGCTTCCCGACCGGGTGCGCTCGGCGTTCGCCGACCGACTGGTCGACCGGAACCCCGCGGTCGGCCCGGACGAGGCGGCCTCCGGCGACGGGAGGGACCTCCCGACGTTCGAGTCGTCGGTCCCGATCCGGAGTCCGCACATCGAGGGGGCGGAGCTGGCGTACTTCGAGGAGTACCCCCGGTTCGCCGGGATCGCCCTCGAGGAGTTCCTCCGCGAGCGGGGAACGAGCCTCGGGGAACTGAGCGGCGAGAAACAGCCGTTCCGCCTGCGCGACTGGCGCTGGGAACACCGGGCGCCGGTCCCCTTCGAGTCGACCCTGCGCGTCGAGTGCGACGTGATCGGCGTCGATTACGGGACGATCCGCGTCGAACACACCCTGCTCGCGGACGGTCGGGTCAGTATCAAGGGAATCACCGAGTACGGCTGTTTCGATCGGTCCGGGGCGCCCGTGTCGTTCGACGAGCCGATGCTCGCGCCCTTCGAGTCCTGA